In a single window of the Desulfuromonas sp. TF genome:
- a CDS encoding nitronate monooxygenase family protein, translating to MMKPLTIGRYTVPFPLIQGGMGVRISGGNLAGHVARCGGIGLVATAGIGLNSPHFDGKNFFTADPMALKDEIRKAYKIAPKGVIGTNCMVAVTNYDEMVRASCEGGAKVIVSGAGLPLNLPELTADFPHVALIPIVSSVKAAELIVRKWQRGYGRFPDAVVVEDPDTAGGHLGEKLENIGTGEYDQYATVRGVKDYFRENWQIEIPVIAAGGIWDRGDLLHALDEGADGVQMASRFVCTEECDASDAFKQMYLDCTPEDIGLIMSPAGLPGRAISRNIEAVRQRDVDLGIRCPSGCLKKCTYKTGQERFCIVHALDRAQRGDVETGLVFCGTNAWKADRITTVQAIFDELFDLDQGRSRGDTANS from the coding sequence ATGATGAAACCCTTGACGATCGGCCGATACACCGTTCCTTTCCCCCTGATTCAGGGAGGGATGGGCGTGCGCATCTCCGGCGGCAACCTGGCCGGACACGTCGCCCGCTGCGGCGGAATCGGCCTGGTGGCTACGGCCGGAATCGGTCTCAACAGCCCTCATTTCGACGGCAAGAATTTCTTTACCGCCGATCCGATGGCGCTCAAGGATGAAATTCGCAAAGCCTATAAAATCGCTCCCAAGGGGGTCATCGGAACCAACTGCATGGTGGCGGTGACCAACTATGACGAAATGGTGCGGGCCTCCTGCGAGGGGGGCGCCAAGGTCATCGTCAGCGGCGCCGGCCTTCCCCTGAACCTTCCCGAACTGACGGCGGATTTTCCCCACGTGGCCCTCATCCCCATCGTTTCCTCCGTCAAGGCCGCCGAGCTCATTGTCCGCAAATGGCAAAGAGGCTATGGGCGGTTTCCGGATGCCGTCGTGGTGGAGGACCCCGACACCGCCGGGGGCCACCTCGGCGAAAAACTGGAGAATATAGGCACGGGAGAGTACGATCAGTACGCCACGGTGCGAGGTGTAAAGGACTATTTTCGGGAAAACTGGCAGATCGAAATTCCGGTGATCGCAGCCGGCGGCATCTGGGACCGCGGCGATCTGCTGCATGCCCTGGACGAAGGCGCCGACGGAGTCCAGATGGCCAGTCGTTTCGTCTGCACCGAGGAGTGCGATGCCTCCGACGCCTTCAAACAGATGTATCTCGACTGTACCCCGGAGGATATCGGCTTGATCATGAGCCCGGCGGGGCTCCCCGGACGGGCCATCAGCCGGAACATCGAGGCCGTCCGTCAGCGCGATGTCGATCTCGGAATCCGCTGCCCCTCGGGTTGTCTCAAGAAATGCACCTATAAAACCGGGCAGGAACGCTTCTGCATCGTTCACGCCCTGGATCGGGCCCAGCGCGGCGATGTGGAAACCGGTCTGGTTTTCTGCGGCACCAATGCCTGGAAGGCCGATCGGATCACCACGGTACAGGCGATATTCGATGAGCTCTTCGACCTGGATCAAGGGAGGTCCCGGGGAGATACGGCCAATTCCTGA